A genomic window from Aethina tumida isolate Nest 87 chromosome 4, icAetTumi1.1, whole genome shotgun sequence includes:
- the LOC109605938 gene encoding G2/mitotic-specific cyclin-B3 isoform X1: MAPIRNSNQQILTGIHTVATRSRTIANSSNHSKDVLRGKRKADGSPSKEKVAKRSAFGDVSNVLEMAKHMENGKATVKTVAKKVTVQSKVLASVKTVTKPRQNENLAPPPAPAHKILTRAASKVSLPAPNQTAAKPKDDNKENKENGQGSKIKTRLSNEFEKTEESLYSSALEDNSSNDSTYFSAKKPSATGRSKTSSESSKTECEENRSVPSTPSNVSIVAKEMEAKLNLGNHEVPENVEDYDKEHWDDVYQVSHYAMDIFNYYKERESHFKIPDYMDRQVCLTTNMRALLVDWMVEIQESFELNHETLYLGVKLVDMYLSRITVGKDTLQLVGAAAMFIASKYDERMPPMIDDFLYICDGAYTRRELIRMEISILKVCQFDLGIPISYRFLRRYARVTKITMPVLTLARYILETSLMNYATVTIRDSILASASLFLALKMKNISGWTPALEFYTGYKYEDIKSTVQLLNNGLHKPISRKTVTVKNKYSHKIFFEVAKTPLISNENL; this comes from the exons atggctCCAATCCGCAACTCAAACCAACAGATCCTGACGGGCATCCACACAGTAGCGACGAGGAGTCGCACGATAGCGAACTCCAGCAACCATTCGAAAGATGTTCTCCGGGGCAAAAGGAAAGCGGACGGCTCCCCGTCCAAGGAGAAGGTCGCCAAGCGATCCGCCTTCGGCGACGTCTCCAACGTGCTCGAGATGGCCAAGCACATGGAAAACGGAAAAGCCACCGTGAAAACAGTCGCCAAAAAAGTAACC GTGCAGAGTAAAGTGCTGGCTTCGGTGAAGACCGTGACGAAGCCGAGACAGAACGAGAACTTGGCGCCGCCGCCCGCGCCCGCCCACAAAATTTTAACGAGGGCCGCCAGCAAGGTGAGCCTGCCGGCGCCTAATCAGACCGCGGCCAAACCCAAGGACGACAATAAGGAGAACAAGGAAAACGGACAAGGGTCCAAAATTAAGACAAGACTGAGCAATGAGTTCGAGAAGACTGAGGAATCGCTGTATAGCAGCGCCCTAGAGGACAACAG CAGCAATGATTCCACCTACTTCAGTGCAAAGAAACCATCGGCCACCGGCCGTTCCAAGACGAGTAGCGAGTCCTCGAAGACCGAATGCGAGGAAAACAGGTCGGTGCCGTCGACGCCCAGCAATGTGTCCATCGTGGCGAAGGAGATGGAGGCGAAGCTCAATCTGGGCAACCACGAGGTGCCCGAGAACGTCGAAGACTACGACAAGGAGCACTGGGACGACGTCTACCAGGTCTCCCACTACGCGATGGACATTTTCAATTACTACAAGGAGCGAGAG TCTCATTTCAAAATCCCGGATTACATGGACCGCCAGGTCTGCCTGACCACCAACATGCGTGCACTTCTAGTCGACTGGATGGTCGAGATCCAGGAGAGCTTCGAACTGAACCACGAGACGCTCTATCTGGGCGTCAAGCTGGTCGACATGTACCTGAGTCGCATAACAGTTGGCAAGGACACGTTGCAACTCGTCGGAGCGGCCGCTATGTTCATCGCCAGCAAATACGACGAAAGGATGCCGCCGATGATCGATGATTTTTTGTACATCTGCGACGGTGCCTACACCCGCAGAGAGCTGATCCGCATGGAGATCAGCATTTTGAAGGTCTGCCAGTTCGATTTGGGGATACCTATCAGTTACAGATTCCTCAGGAGATATGCCAGAGTCACTAAAATAACGATGCCCGTGTTAACTTTGGCCAGATACATTTTGGAGACTTCTTTGATGAATTACGCCACAGTTACGATTCGCGACTCTATTTTAGCTTCGGCATCTCTTTTCTTGGCACTCAAGATGAAGAATATCAGTGGTTGGACGCCGGCCCTCGAATTCTACACAG GATACAAATACGAGGACATAAAGAGTACAGTGCAATTACTGAACAATGGACTGCACAAACCAATCTCGCGAAAGACCGTCACcgtcaaaaataaatactcaCACAAGATCTTTTTCGAAGTAGCCAAAACGCCCCTGATAAGCAATgagaatctttaa
- the LOC109605938 gene encoding G2/mitotic-specific cyclin-B3 isoform X2: MAPIRNSNQQILTGIHTVATRSRTIANSSNHSKDVLRGKRKADGSPSKEKVAKRSAFGDVSNVLEMAKHMENGKATVKTVAKKVTVQSKVLASVKTVTKPRQNENLAPPPAPAHKILTRAASKVSLPAPNQTAAKPKDDNKENKENGQGSKIKTRLSNEFEKTEESLYSSALEDNSNDSTYFSAKKPSATGRSKTSSESSKTECEENRSVPSTPSNVSIVAKEMEAKLNLGNHEVPENVEDYDKEHWDDVYQVSHYAMDIFNYYKERESHFKIPDYMDRQVCLTTNMRALLVDWMVEIQESFELNHETLYLGVKLVDMYLSRITVGKDTLQLVGAAAMFIASKYDERMPPMIDDFLYICDGAYTRRELIRMEISILKVCQFDLGIPISYRFLRRYARVTKITMPVLTLARYILETSLMNYATVTIRDSILASASLFLALKMKNISGWTPALEFYTGYKYEDIKSTVQLLNNGLHKPISRKTVTVKNKYSHKIFFEVAKTPLISNENL, encoded by the exons atggctCCAATCCGCAACTCAAACCAACAGATCCTGACGGGCATCCACACAGTAGCGACGAGGAGTCGCACGATAGCGAACTCCAGCAACCATTCGAAAGATGTTCTCCGGGGCAAAAGGAAAGCGGACGGCTCCCCGTCCAAGGAGAAGGTCGCCAAGCGATCCGCCTTCGGCGACGTCTCCAACGTGCTCGAGATGGCCAAGCACATGGAAAACGGAAAAGCCACCGTGAAAACAGTCGCCAAAAAAGTAACC GTGCAGAGTAAAGTGCTGGCTTCGGTGAAGACCGTGACGAAGCCGAGACAGAACGAGAACTTGGCGCCGCCGCCCGCGCCCGCCCACAAAATTTTAACGAGGGCCGCCAGCAAGGTGAGCCTGCCGGCGCCTAATCAGACCGCGGCCAAACCCAAGGACGACAATAAGGAGAACAAGGAAAACGGACAAGGGTCCAAAATTAAGACAAGACTGAGCAATGAGTTCGAGAAGACTGAGGAATCGCTGTATAGCAGCGCCCTAGAGGACAACAG CAATGATTCCACCTACTTCAGTGCAAAGAAACCATCGGCCACCGGCCGTTCCAAGACGAGTAGCGAGTCCTCGAAGACCGAATGCGAGGAAAACAGGTCGGTGCCGTCGACGCCCAGCAATGTGTCCATCGTGGCGAAGGAGATGGAGGCGAAGCTCAATCTGGGCAACCACGAGGTGCCCGAGAACGTCGAAGACTACGACAAGGAGCACTGGGACGACGTCTACCAGGTCTCCCACTACGCGATGGACATTTTCAATTACTACAAGGAGCGAGAG TCTCATTTCAAAATCCCGGATTACATGGACCGCCAGGTCTGCCTGACCACCAACATGCGTGCACTTCTAGTCGACTGGATGGTCGAGATCCAGGAGAGCTTCGAACTGAACCACGAGACGCTCTATCTGGGCGTCAAGCTGGTCGACATGTACCTGAGTCGCATAACAGTTGGCAAGGACACGTTGCAACTCGTCGGAGCGGCCGCTATGTTCATCGCCAGCAAATACGACGAAAGGATGCCGCCGATGATCGATGATTTTTTGTACATCTGCGACGGTGCCTACACCCGCAGAGAGCTGATCCGCATGGAGATCAGCATTTTGAAGGTCTGCCAGTTCGATTTGGGGATACCTATCAGTTACAGATTCCTCAGGAGATATGCCAGAGTCACTAAAATAACGATGCCCGTGTTAACTTTGGCCAGATACATTTTGGAGACTTCTTTGATGAATTACGCCACAGTTACGATTCGCGACTCTATTTTAGCTTCGGCATCTCTTTTCTTGGCACTCAAGATGAAGAATATCAGTGGTTGGACGCCGGCCCTCGAATTCTACACAG GATACAAATACGAGGACATAAAGAGTACAGTGCAATTACTGAACAATGGACTGCACAAACCAATCTCGCGAAAGACCGTCACcgtcaaaaataaatactcaCACAAGATCTTTTTCGAAGTAGCCAAAACGCCCCTGATAAGCAATgagaatctttaa
- the LOC109605938 gene encoding G2/mitotic-specific cyclin-B3 isoform X3 — MAPIRNSNQQILTGIHTVATRSRTIANSSNHSKDVLRGKRKADGSPSKEKVAKRSAFGDVSNVLEMAKHMENGKATVKTVAKKVTVQSKVLASVKTVTKPRQNENLAPPPAPAHKILTRAASKVSLPAPNQTAAKPKDDNKENKENGQGSKIKTRLSNEFEKTEESLYSSALEDNSAKKPSATGRSKTSSESSKTECEENRSVPSTPSNVSIVAKEMEAKLNLGNHEVPENVEDYDKEHWDDVYQVSHYAMDIFNYYKERESHFKIPDYMDRQVCLTTNMRALLVDWMVEIQESFELNHETLYLGVKLVDMYLSRITVGKDTLQLVGAAAMFIASKYDERMPPMIDDFLYICDGAYTRRELIRMEISILKVCQFDLGIPISYRFLRRYARVTKITMPVLTLARYILETSLMNYATVTIRDSILASASLFLALKMKNISGWTPALEFYTGYKYEDIKSTVQLLNNGLHKPISRKTVTVKNKYSHKIFFEVAKTPLISNENL; from the exons atggctCCAATCCGCAACTCAAACCAACAGATCCTGACGGGCATCCACACAGTAGCGACGAGGAGTCGCACGATAGCGAACTCCAGCAACCATTCGAAAGATGTTCTCCGGGGCAAAAGGAAAGCGGACGGCTCCCCGTCCAAGGAGAAGGTCGCCAAGCGATCCGCCTTCGGCGACGTCTCCAACGTGCTCGAGATGGCCAAGCACATGGAAAACGGAAAAGCCACCGTGAAAACAGTCGCCAAAAAAGTAACC GTGCAGAGTAAAGTGCTGGCTTCGGTGAAGACCGTGACGAAGCCGAGACAGAACGAGAACTTGGCGCCGCCGCCCGCGCCCGCCCACAAAATTTTAACGAGGGCCGCCAGCAAGGTGAGCCTGCCGGCGCCTAATCAGACCGCGGCCAAACCCAAGGACGACAATAAGGAGAACAAGGAAAACGGACAAGGGTCCAAAATTAAGACAAGACTGAGCAATGAGTTCGAGAAGACTGAGGAATCGCTGTATAGCAGCGCCCTAGAGGACAACAG TGCAAAGAAACCATCGGCCACCGGCCGTTCCAAGACGAGTAGCGAGTCCTCGAAGACCGAATGCGAGGAAAACAGGTCGGTGCCGTCGACGCCCAGCAATGTGTCCATCGTGGCGAAGGAGATGGAGGCGAAGCTCAATCTGGGCAACCACGAGGTGCCCGAGAACGTCGAAGACTACGACAAGGAGCACTGGGACGACGTCTACCAGGTCTCCCACTACGCGATGGACATTTTCAATTACTACAAGGAGCGAGAG TCTCATTTCAAAATCCCGGATTACATGGACCGCCAGGTCTGCCTGACCACCAACATGCGTGCACTTCTAGTCGACTGGATGGTCGAGATCCAGGAGAGCTTCGAACTGAACCACGAGACGCTCTATCTGGGCGTCAAGCTGGTCGACATGTACCTGAGTCGCATAACAGTTGGCAAGGACACGTTGCAACTCGTCGGAGCGGCCGCTATGTTCATCGCCAGCAAATACGACGAAAGGATGCCGCCGATGATCGATGATTTTTTGTACATCTGCGACGGTGCCTACACCCGCAGAGAGCTGATCCGCATGGAGATCAGCATTTTGAAGGTCTGCCAGTTCGATTTGGGGATACCTATCAGTTACAGATTCCTCAGGAGATATGCCAGAGTCACTAAAATAACGATGCCCGTGTTAACTTTGGCCAGATACATTTTGGAGACTTCTTTGATGAATTACGCCACAGTTACGATTCGCGACTCTATTTTAGCTTCGGCATCTCTTTTCTTGGCACTCAAGATGAAGAATATCAGTGGTTGGACGCCGGCCCTCGAATTCTACACAG GATACAAATACGAGGACATAAAGAGTACAGTGCAATTACTGAACAATGGACTGCACAAACCAATCTCGCGAAAGACCGTCACcgtcaaaaataaatactcaCACAAGATCTTTTTCGAAGTAGCCAAAACGCCCCTGATAAGCAATgagaatctttaa